The Pseudomonadota bacterium genome contains a region encoding:
- a CDS encoding peptidoglycan-binding protein has product MINVKYILVCFLGMFLILFDLLGIINTALAANANVQRTQQILIDYGYRPGPADGLFGLKTRAALMQYQKDKHLPETGQIDKKTAIALGVDIYTPKKKQKYQRENIEARQSQSMLMWLGHYTGPINGVTGPETIQAINRFQVSQRTTDIGGKTIPLVEILKSAVLARDRKPKLECTPDVRTSVRLQSNRLFSSNAVERALAAYELGKMREDALSAIPCLLNLLDDRSSLEWRQPGQVINSSGESTSPSKEAAHALSKMGSKGNQALIAAFYVYSLDSKKHPNIDILDSVMEGLNRIEGNDAVDVMVDALFSDRVWDTLKILAGEYLARTKDSRILEPLSQIVIDRNKTPKTTQAAALALGELRDPRAIDPLIKAMWLDPGTCWNTIQNVRILCPTASNSADALKKITDLDFGHDRELWRSWRMKNPD; this is encoded by the coding sequence ATGATAAATGTGAAATATATTTTAGTATGCTTTCTTGGGATGTTTTTAATATTATTCGATCTACTCGGAATAATAAATACTGCTCTCGCGGCTAATGCTAACGTGCAAAGAACACAACAAATACTAATAGATTATGGATATAGACCTGGACCAGCGGATGGTCTTTTTGGCTTGAAGACACGTGCTGCATTAATGCAATACCAGAAAGATAAACATCTTCCTGAAACCGGCCAGATTGATAAGAAAACGGCAATAGCTTTAGGAGTAGATATATATACGCCGAAGAAAAAGCAGAAATATCAACGAGAGAATATAGAAGCTCGTCAATCACAGTCTATGTTGATGTGGTTGGGACACTATACTGGTCCCATCAACGGTGTTACAGGACCAGAAACAATACAGGCAATAAACAGATTTCAAGTAAGCCAGAGAACGACCGATATTGGAGGTAAAACTATACCGCTGGTCGAAATCTTAAAGTCTGCCGTTCTAGCCAGAGATCGAAAGCCAAAATTAGAATGTACGCCAGATGTCAGAACGTCCGTACGATTACAGTCAAATCGGCTTTTCAGCTCCAACGCGGTCGAAAGAGCACTTGCTGCATACGAACTCGGAAAAATGCGCGAGGATGCCCTGTCTGCGATACCCTGCCTACTGAACTTGTTGGACGACCGTTCGAGCCTTGAATGGAGACAACCTGGCCAAGTTATAAACAGTTCAGGTGAAAGCACAAGTCCAAGTAAAGAAGCTGCGCATGCGCTCTCGAAGATGGGGTCTAAAGGCAACCAGGCACTGATCGCTGCATTCTACGTGTATTCTCTTGATTCGAAAAAGCATCCTAATATAGACATATTGGATTCAGTGATGGAGGGGCTGAACCGGATCGAAGGTAATGACGCAGTGGATGTCATGGTCGATGCACTATTTTCCGATAGGGTCTGGGATACCTTGAAAATACTTGCGGGGGAGTACCTGGCTCGTACAAAAGACTCTCGCATCCTTGAACCTCTCAGTCAAATAGTGATAGACAGAAACAAAACGCCAAAAACTACGCAAGCAGCGGCATTGGCCTTAGGTGAGTTGAGAGATCCCCGCGCAATTGATCCATTGATCAAGGCCATGTGGCTTGATCCGGGTACTTGCTGGAATACGATTCAAAACGTGCGGATACTTTGTCCAACAGCATCGAATAGCGCAGATGCTCTGAAGAAAATTACAGATCTCGATTTCGGTCATGACCGTGAGCTTTGGCGCAGTTGGCGAATGAAGAACCCTGACTAA